The segment TGGATCTAGCTCAGATGGCAATCCCCAAAACCAAAAGAGAAAGTAATGAGAAACCAAGAAGATTGAGGAGTTTTTCCAATCAGTACTCAAAGAAGGAGCTAGCCTCCATATATTGGCAGCACCAGCCTCCAGCACCCCACGAACCCCGAAGGGATCGGGGATGCGGTTGCGCCACCGCTGCCTGCTCTCTCTTCCTTACTTCTCCATTTTCCATCTCCAACCCTAGCCGGACCAATGCCCAGTTCTTGTATCCACCACCGCATGGGGCTAGGCTTCACAAAAACAAATGGGCCAGCATGTCCAGCAAGAGGAAAAAGGACTAAAAAACATTAGAATTCATATTTTCCTCAACATAATATAGATAATGTCCGATACCACCACACCAAACCACACATGCATGCCACTCCAAAACAGCTGAGTGTGTTATCTAAGATCTTAAAACATAAACAACAGAGTGCACACTATAATTATTCCGTGAAACAAAAGGTTGCCCTAAAATAACCCGTTGCTCTACCAGGCTACTACGTGACTCATGATCCATTAAGCAAAGTAATTACATGTAACgaaaaaaagaataaacaaAGAGTGCAAGTATTACTATTCCGGAAAACAGATGGCCGCACCAAGACAAATAGTTAACTTTAGTGCGTGATTCATAAAGTGGCACCCGATTACTACATGACTTACAACCTATGTGAAAATGTTAAATTACATGTAACTAATAAAAAAGAGTGCACGCATTTATTTTTCGCAAGATGGCCGGCCGCAGCCCCAATGCATGGTTTGTAAAGTAGCATCCCATTGTGCTTCTCAGACCCATGATAAGTTTGAAAGAAGTAAATTGCTCGTAAATAAAAGATAGCAAAGTACAATATAAAACAAGATTACTATTATGTGACTAGTATAATGCTCGTACTAACGCTACAATAATATTTGGTAATGTAAATAAAACAaccaaaaaataatatatattttgataatcAAGTATAAATGAGATAGATTTAAGATTCACGAAAAAAGGAACGATACAGAGAATTATTATATTGTTGGATACATAGTCATATGCGAAAAATAACATCGCAACTTTTGTATCTTTCGAAACCATCTAAATCCTGATGCGCTTAAGAAATTCCTATATAACTTTAGAAATGTTGTCTTTAAATTCATTCTCGTTGTACTTCAATATGTCTATCAAGAACTTAGTCCTCAGTATATTCCCATCCTGTACATGCATTATTACGGATCATTATCAGAAAACATTAATTATACAATGTTATGAACCAAGTACTAAATAAATGAGAGTACTCACAGTGCAAATCGATGGTAATTTTGTTCGTGAAGTTTCATCCTGACATTTGGAGTGGTGAGTTGATGTAATTAGTTTGGAATATGCATGTACATTTCATTGAAATCCAACAAATTTCgttgttgcatatgcattgAGCAGGTACATATATAGTTATTACTTTTCTACCTGTGCGTTGCAACGGGAGCCGAATATTTTCACGCTATAATATATGTTGCGACGGTTGAACATGCGACGACAAGTGGATGCCAGTGTCCAGGCTGAGGACAACCAAAACTAATTCATGGCAAAAATATTGCCATCTCACTCAAATGAATAAAGATGTGAGAACCGACTCATGTTTCAGATAGTAGAGATAAACTATAAGGTCAACAAACCAGATACCTCCTAAAGTGGATGTACGCATGCAGATTGAGATTTTCGATGATATGATCGATTCGTGCGCTCACCGAACGTATAGTTTACACACGCAGGCCATCAGATTACAACAGCACGTCTAGATGCACGGGTCAACCCTAGCCAAGTACaacatgtgcatgcatgcatgtttgcaCCTGCATTGCGTTGCTGATGTGACACATTTCCAAGGTAATATTTGGAGTCCAAATACGCTAATGATGTTTAAAATCTAACCTTTATATTATGGTAGTTTCAAGTTTTTGGATGAAATAGAATCTAGTATTAATTCAACATAGGGAAGAATGCTTAAAATGACTAATACTAACCTAAATTTCCACGGTTTTTCCTCTAAGTACTATTCAACTCCACTAAACATTACAGACCATTTGGTACCTACATATTCCCTACTCCCACCACCTTTTGATGAAGCAGTACGTTGCAACGATGGGAATAGATAAAAATGTTTCACTAAATAAGATAAACACAATTATTAAGTTGTTTAAAGTTGATCGCTTTAAGCAAGATGTGTTGAAGTACATTGTCAATTATCTAGAGAACGTCATCTTTAGTACGTAACAGGGTTGAAAGTGTAGGCCACATTAGACAATGGCAGTTATCTAATACAAGTCTGAAAATTTATATAGAGAAGAAAGTTGGACCTCTTCATCAACTTCTGGATGTCCCTGGAAGCGTAAAAGAACTGGAAGAATAAATGATTCATCATCCTGCAGTTCAAGAGATGGCATGAATATGATAAGCTTCAACTCACTTTATAATTCAATAGGAAAGTTCCTCGCAATAACGATTATCTTGCTAATCAATTAACTAATCACAAATTCAATTTATTCAATATTCAAAGGAAGAGTAAATTCTTTTTTAAGGTGCGAAGAGTAGAGACTTAATCCAGCCTAACAAAATAAACAATACTTATTAGCGCTTTGGACCAGAGTTTCCATGCCTTGGGACTGTTCTGACAGTGGTGGGACATCAAGAAATGGTGCCGGTTCTTTAGCTGTAACAACTCCACCATTTGATGAAATATACTGCCCATTCTGTAAATTATTCAAAGAGCTATCAGAAATTTGTAATAGAAAAAATGAATATGCAGTAAATGGTCATGGTAATTTCAAATAGTGGAAGCCACATTTTctctgaagaaaataaaataccaTCTTCAGGGCGCCAATAGTGCAAGGACGGGAGCCGGTCGGGGGCGATGCGGAGGCGGAGGGAAAGAGAGGAAGGGGAGAGTAGGAGGAAGAGGGCATGTCGCTTGCGGGGAGGAAGAAGGGGCAGGCGAAgatggaggtggagggagagagagatggaggcagCGGTGGCGACGGCCATGGTGGGGTGGTTTGGGATGGGTTGGGGCTGAGCAGGAGCCTCAACGCTGGAGGAGGAGGGCCCGACGGCGGTGGAGTCGTCCATCGTGGGTGCACGAGCTCGGAGGGTTTGGTTGAAGCGGCAGAGAGGGGAAAGGAGGTGGACCTGGAAGACTGTAAAGACAATAGGGAGGAGGCGACATGGCGGGTATGCTAAGGTTCATGACGGAGTGGAGGTGTTAAGGCAGTGCAGAGCGAGCGGAAAGGGCCCAGATCTGGAGGGAGCGAGCGGGGAGGAGGTCGCACACGCACGGGAGGCGTCAACGAGGCGAGTTGGTAGAGGAATTGCACGTTCACGACTCGGAGAGGAGGCGAAACGATCGTGGTCCTGTGAGTGTTGGATGAACCGGGTGCTTTGGGCCATCGAATCTGATGAAGTGCGAGAAGAGGTTTGAGCATTTCATTTTGAGGAAGCATGATTCTTACGTGTACAGATTAGAGTGGATAGAGGAAAGATCATCTGTGTGGATGTAGAAGATTGTGTGAACATAGGAAAGAGTTGAACTGGTATATTATATAGGGGTATAAAAACATATCCCGGTATCAAGATAGTCTATTCCTAATACGTGTTATGTCATAATTAAAAGTGGTATTACATTACTTGGTAACTCATGATCCTTTTATAAAAGCAAATTGCGTGTAAAAGTAATGATAAATGAAACGGCAAATTAAACAAAAGAGTGCCGGTTGCTCTCTAAGGTTGGGTCGTAACTCGTGAGCTCGTCCCACCAAGTGCTTTTCCCCGTATATATAAAAATGCCACCCTCCTCCAAGGTCCAAGCCGTCACAGCAACAAAGCCTTTCTACTCCTCCCATCTCAGCTCAGTTTTCctccgtcgtcgccgtcgcctatGGGGCCTCAGCAAGATCGGTCCATGGCGAACggcacggcggcgaggaagcCGGAGACCAAGGTGGTGCACTACAGGGAGTGCCAGCGCAACCACGCGGCCACCATCGGCGGGTACGCCGTGGACGGGTGCCGCGAGTTCATGGCGTCGGGCGCGGAGGGCACCGCCGCGGCGCTCATGTGCGCGGCCTGCGGGTGCCACCGCAGCTTCCACAGGCGCGAGGTAGAGGCCGAGTGCGAccgctcctccaccacctccggtTGAATCATATCAGTGCTCCATCGCTTAGCGCATGTGATCGAGCTGATGGGTGCACGAGGTGAGATCAAGATCATGTGGGCAGGCATCGAAATGATTTGGTAGGTGCATTCAGCCGTAGCTGGactaatattatttattttcttcctttttcctctTTGTCTTGCATTTTCAGGGAAATTTATGTGTGATATgatgtaacatttttttttaagaaaagagAGCTTTATTAACTCTCGTGGTTACATATGATGTAACACATGTGTTGGTTGTTCGTGTTTGCGCttgtaagttgtaactggtGTGTCTTTGTACATAATCGAGTTATTGCCTTGTAATTTTCTTATGGAAATGAACGTCTTATAATTGTAGATGCTTTTTCGTGTGGAACTTGTGTCTGGTTTTAGTTTTCCCGGTGATGATAATTCCTCGTTGTGATGTCTTGCTGTGATCTTACTTTTACCATCCGAATTGTAGTTGATTGCTGGAGCATTACTGAGTTGATGCAAGCCTTTTCTTTCACTGAAAGAAATCACTAGCACACTCTACTTTTTTAAAGTTGTACCATAATCATTGTTCCCTGAAAACGGGGAGGGGGCAGATACTTGATCTTGCAATCTCACTTGAATAAAATGGAAAAGTTCAGGTGGGCTTTCTTTAAGGCCCCCGTTGATTCCTCgagaaatatatatatcatgttATCTTCCTCTTTTAGTAGCAGCCTAATATACATTATTGTGCACGTACGTCTTATCTTGACCGTTTATCTCTCCTACCTAACACTTATTCATTTATTGATTCTCTTACCTACCTTATGATTCATCTCCAATACGGATCTCAATACGAATGAATATTTTTGATAAGCCATACTTCCTCGCTTCTGCTTAGCCGGGATGGATGATCGTTCATCATGTGGATCTTGATGCCAGAAATATTGTGAGAGCTATAGTTGTCTCTGGATTCTGGTCTATTGTTAGCCACTAATTTGTTAATTCATTGATGCTGCTGCTATGTTTGTATCCCAGCCTACTGTTGAAGATCGTTCATGGATGCGAATCAACTAAGTGGAGTACTGCATGTTGTTGTCAAATGTTGACATTGGCGCCATATCTTGGCATCATTTTCACCGCTGTCGTTGCTGCCTCCGACGTACTGTCACTGCATTCCGATGCCGCCATACACATGCTCCAGTACATTCTGATTTTCCTTAAGCTACTTTCCCGAGAATTTACGGTGGTTTCAGATTAAGACAGGTCTGCAAGCATGCTTAGAACAGTGTTACTGGACACAGTTGTTAAAATCTGACTTAGATTTAGGTGTTCGATTCGGTAAAAAATTTTAGATATACGAAATACAACTCGAATTCGAGTCGGGTCTCAGGTAACATTGGCTTAAAGTCATAAGGGACTGGTAGCACTGTAGTACGCACGGTTTATGTCAATAGGTGATAGATGACGGTGAAAATAGGCAACCGGAATTGCGGCATAGTATATGTATAATTCGCTGTTCGTCCTCCTGATATGCTGCAGTTCGTTTGGTGTTGATAAATGATATGCACGAGCGGCACGGCGGGTCcggcggcggccgtggcagACTGGCAGTATAGTAATCAGTGCGGCGCCCAGCTAGCTTGCCGCCGCCCTCATCCATCGATCCGCCGCTCTTCGATTGGATCGGCCGCTGGCCAGACCGGCCGGTGCTGTCCATCGCCGTGGAGATCTGCCGCCATCCGAATCTAATCGATCCATTCATGTAGCAGTAGCATGTGCCTGCAAGTTGATCAGAGTTGGAATCCTGATCAAGTTGGATTGATTCTCTTCTCGCAGAGTCAAGCGTGCAATCAAATCGTGAAATCGTGGATTCTACGGAATTTACAAACAATAGGTATGTTTTGTCACATGACTAGATAATAATTATCAATTTGTATGGATACTAAATAGTAAGTTATTAGAATTGTTACCcggtttttttatataaaacaaCTCTCAACAGAAACTTGCAAAATATTAATGTCAACTTTCATAAATGGATCACAAAAGTTAGCAATTACATGCGAAAGGTGTAGCCTTTAGAAGACAAAACTTTGTTGAATCAATTAGAATTAATATACTCCCTTCagtctaaaataaatatcgttttATGTTGCATACAGTTAAATGTTTCAAATTTTAactacaaattactttttatgtattgagtttggatacttgaaaATGACACGGGtaaatttgtcttgaaaaatattttataataatatactttTGCTATGCTctatcaatatattataataaaaatcaGTAGTCAAAATTGTATTTTGAGAACCGTGTTAATATCTAAAACATCATTTATTTCAGGTTAGAGAGAGTAGTCCAAATGGACTTCGGATCGAATCAGAATTAGGATCGTCCTAACTGAATCAAAGGCTGGGATTGAGATTCTATTTTGATTGGGATAATGGGATTGACGTATCCCCATAGCTAGAGTAGTATCCTTATCCTAGGATTCGAGGATACAAATTGAGATTTTAGTTACCTTGTGTACTGTGAGGCCAAGGTTGTCAAAATTCCAATCATGAATCGGATCGGTGACTCTCCGGTAGGATCGCATTTTAGGATAAGATCGTATAATCTAAGATCCTTTCCGATTCTATATATACAAtgttcttatttcttttatttatttcaagAGAGGTATGGTTGCTTATTTGGTCATTTGGAACCAAATTTGATTAATACATATCTATCTTATTCAGTtaatagagttaaaaaaaatgattacCTATCATTTGTACTATTTGTAATAGCAGTAATTTCAACCATGCCATTACAAGTCTCTTATgcaatgaaataaaaaataaataatcaaaatattttttcaaacctCAATATCTCAATCTAAAACAGTTAATACCTTGTACTCCTTAGAACATAGATTGAGAGATATGACACAGCAAAATActgaaatctttcacaaaatGAGAAAGTTCATGATCCTACCACGATTCTACTATGATCCTACACAATTCTTTGACTAGGAGTGTGATTCTACCATGATCCTACTGATACAACTCTTGATATGACTTGAGTCGTATAGGTGTTAGTGGGATCGTAGAATCATATATACAATCTTACGACTAGGATCGTGACTTTAAAAACCTTGTGTGAGGCCATATATCAATAGGTGTTATGCGCGTGTCACATCGAATCCTTTGTAGTTTTGCTAAGCCATTCACCATATATTTTACGCATCACCAATTGAACCTTCCTCCAAAGACACATCATGATGCAAGTCATTCGCATAATGAATCTTCATCCACCATTCTTGACTTTAAGTATGTTGATCGCCAAAAGGTCAATTTTTGGTCACTCCATTGCCCGCCAGGTATATCGTCAAgagcatcatgcatgcatggatcgaCGGATGAGCTCCTTTAGTTTGGTAGCGCCCTTTCGCTTTCAATGTATGTATCATGCACTAGCTCAAGAACAAACAACCATACGATCGATCTACATGCATGAGTGGATGTTTTAGGGCCTCAATTTGTTATTGATTGATTGGGgttgctttcttttcttgatAAAGCTGGTTGTTTGATTGATGTGGATTTTGCAATGCTGGGTTGCATCTATATCACGGCTTCTTTTTTGCTTTGATGCATTTCGAGAGCTTTCAGCTTTGGCTACTCTTCGTTGTTGACTATCTGGTACTTTTGTTTTAAATTTAGCTTTTGTACATTGTAGCGTGTCGAAGTGGCTTTGGTTGCAAATACACgagtgataaaaaaattaattttaagatgGATGCCATTGTCGTGCCTTTTGATTTCAAATTAATAGCCACCTTAATCCCTAGAGGGCCGTTTGGTTGGAGGACAAGATTGGATAGGATATAAACATCCATGTTTTATTGGATAGGGTTATctagttttttatttggttgtcaGGATAGGGTGATTCAATTTTGTGTACGATTGACAGCATAGGTCCCGCAAGTCAGAGGGGAGCGTCGGTGTCTGGATAGTTCCCACGCGTGCCCTCACGTCAGGGCACCAAGAGTGCGAGGACGGGAGCCAGTCGGGGGTGacgcggaggcggaggggaAGAAAGGAAGGGTAGAGTAGGAGGAAGGGGGCATGGCGCGGGGGCTTgcggggaggaaggagaggcagacggagatggaggtggagggagagagagatggaggtagCAGCGGCGACCATGGTGGGGTGGTTTGGGGTGGTTGGGGGCTGAGTAGGAGCCTCAACGCTGGAGGAGGAGGGCCCGGCGATGGTGGAGGCGTCCATCATGGGCGCGCGAGCTCAGAGAGTTTGGTTGAAGCGGCAGAGAGGAGAAAGGAGGCGGATGTGGAACACTATAGTGACTACATGGAGGAGGCGGCGTGGAGGTGCTGCGGCGGTGCAGAGCGAGCGGAAAGGGCCTGGATCCGGAGTGAGTGAGCGGGGAGGAGGGCGCACGCGCATGGGTCGGTGACTCTCCGGTAGGATCGCATTTTAGGATAAGATCGTATAATCTAAGATCCTTTCCGATTCTACAATATATACAAtgttcttatttcttttatttatttcaagAGAGGTATGGTTGCTTATTTGGTCATTTGGAACCAAATTTGATTAATAAATATCTATCTTATTCAGTtaatagagttaaaaaaaatgattacCTATCATTTGTACTATTTGTAATGCCCGATGTGGTGGGTTCTTGATCTGAGCTCCCTTTACCCCTTCCTCCTTTTCGGTGAAGCCTTGTGCCAAGTAGGTGAATAGGTGGCTGTTGAACCAAGCCTTTTGCTCGAGCAAGTTGATGGGATTCGGTTTTTTGGGCTGTGAAGAGGTGCTCCGGTGCCGTGTGCTTCCCCTCTTTCTTAATCTGCTACAGGTTGTGCTCCGGCCAGCGCTTGCGCTATGGCCGTTAGAGTTACAGGTTTTGTTCTGGCGTTCGTGCCGTTGAAGAACAGGTGTATGCTGACCGGCGCTTTCTGTGGACGTGCGAGAGGCAGGTGCTCTGGCCGGCTTTGTGCCGCGACCGTCGAGGTGATGGTTGTGTTCTGGCGTGCGTGAGTTTCTATGTGCTCGCCGCCACTGAGGTGAGGTGTGCTCCGTCGGCCTTACTGCCGTGGCATCGAGGTGTTCTCAGCTGGCCTTTGTGCCATGGTCGTAAGGTGGGCAGGTGTGGTTTCCGGTCGGCCGTGTGCCGTTGCTGTTGacatgttgttttttttttatctgtgaTGGGCTCCGTCCGGCGTTCACCGTGTGATTTGATTGGTGTGTGCCTGTGCTATTCTCGCGTGCCATCACCGCTGAGGTGTACATGTCTTTTCTTTGTTCCAGCCAGCTTCGTGCCGTCGCTGTGATCTGTCATGCGCCGGCTGGGAGTCAGAGTGCCGCCGGCTTGCCGGTAGGGCGTCTGAGCGCTGCCGTGCATGTGtttttttaattggtttgattctCTATTTCTTTGGCCGACGTGATGTTTTCCGCCATGCTTGTTGATGTGTGGGATGCCTTTGTGCTGGTGTGTGTGCGCCGCTGGTAGGCCAGCGCTGTTCTGATGGTTGGCTGGTGTTACTTTGCCTCCAGTGTTCTCGTTCTGATCTTTAGCCACACATGTACTCTATGCCGCTAAGCCATTCTATTCTGTTGCAATTGCCGGTGAGCTGGGTATCGTTGTCATGGGTTGGCGTGCCACTGCCATGTGCATTTTTATGAGGTGTTGTCACTGGTATGTGTGTGCTGCCGACCGGGAGTCGGAGTGCCGCCGTTTTGCCAGTTGGGCGTCTGAGTATCGCCAGGTTGTGATAGCTCCATATGTTGGTTTACCACCATGAACATGTGTTGTTGTTCTCGCCTTGCTCTTGCCGGATGACATGTGGTGTGACTTTCTTCTGCTGTCGCATATCTATCAATTGAATCATTGGCCAGAGGAGAATAATGCTAAGCCTTCTATTGTCATATGAGTTAGGATGGCTATCTATTACTTTGGCTGTGGTGCTAATGCTCTTCTAGCTACTAGCTGATGTATGTTTCCCTTGGGCGTGGTGCTAGTTCTAGTGTCTGGTTGTATTCCCACTACTGTTGTGTTGAGTTAAGGCCGCATATGTATTGATGTCATTCGCTACTATGTTTTCTGATGCCAGATCTTGCTGCTCGCTGTCATTTGGTAGCTCGTCTGCGTGTTGGCTTTGTAATCAACACCCTGTTGTGGAATTGAGGGCCCTATGATCACGTAGCTTATTGTTGGATGATCTTTGTTGCATTGTTGTCGACCCTGATGAAGGTGTCGTCCCTAGTCATTTATGTTATGGCAAGGAGTAGTGTTTGCCTCTCTATTGTATGACGACTTGAGGCTACGTTTTTAGTCTTCTCTACTGTTTGTATGCTTGCGGCTATCTCCTTGGTGCTGCCCGTTGCTGTACCAATCCTAAGTATATTTAGCTGCTGGCTTTGATTACCTATTGAGGGAATTTTGTAGCCTGTTATGATGGTGATATGATATAGCAGTGGGTTGTTGCTTGTGCCCTGGTGCTGTTGCCTCTAATATGTCCTTACAAAATGATGGAGCATTGGTTTTGATCTTTGATCATGTTGTTAATGCCTTTATGGCTTGGTGCGTTAGTGATCACCCTTTGCCTATGTGGTTTTTTGCCGCCTTTGTGGTGTTAGCCTGTGTGGCTTGTTGTCTCTGGATTTGACCAATGACGCTGATATTGTTGCCTATTGGATGCAATTGAGGTTAGGAGGCTAGAAATACTGTTTAGTTCGCCGGGCTCCCCTGAGGTTGTAGCTTGTGAACTGCCGTGTATGtagactctctctccctctgctcTCTTGTAGTACCTGAGGTTGAGACTGATGATGAGGGGGCTACAAATTCCGAAGCCTATGTGGCTGATGATGACCCGGGATATATAGACAGTCCATAAAGCTCACGCTAGACTGTTTGTCCCGTCTTttccttttaattatttttctaatgcTTACTTTGATCTGTTTTTGATGcatgtgactacagccttgcagactcgaaGATGACTTGACGACGACCAGTGAAGTAGCTTAATCAGAGGTTGTTCAGGAAATCAAACGTAATTAACCGGTGGCCTTGCAAGGCCACGGGAACCAGGAAGACACGATGGCCGGAAGACACAGTCAGATAGCGTGTACGTATGTGTGTGCGAGAGCAAATTGTAATCTATGAAATTGTACTTTATGTTGTTTGTGGTGTCATCCCACAATGCACCACTTAGATCacgcagcttgcaaatcttcacCCACCTAGCCCTCCACTTGCGTAAGTGGTTGTACACCTGATGTCTAGTGACCTCAACTCCAACGTGGTCACTCGCGGCCCTTGTAACGGTGTTCAAGTGCACTTCCTTAAATCCCTTCTTAGTCCTCACTTCCTCCTCAATCAGCTGGACCATGCAACGTAACATGAAGATAGACATGAGAGAGGTCCACTTCAAACTTCCACCAGCATCTCCAACCTTGGCCATGTCCTGTTATAGAACAAAAAACAAAGGCCATAGAAACCTAAAGACTAAATAAATCAACACTAACAGATGACTTACAAAAAAATAAGGAACTTGAACCAAATAAAATTATTGCATAGAATAAATCAGTTAGTACACTCATGCtctgcaaaaataaaaaaataatagaagataCTCAAATATATGCAATACCTCATATTGCCATACATAGAACAAACTCATATTGTCATACATAGAACATACTCATATTGTCACACATAGAACATATTTATATTGTCATACATAATCATACATAGAACATACTCATATTGTCATACATAGTCATACATGCTGCATCAAACACGCAAATTGCCACGATTCATCCACATAGCAAGTGCCTACTCGTCTCTCCTCGCTGCCCATGAGTTGTTGTCTTGTGCAATATCGTTATGTGCTTCAGGCTCTATAGGGTTAGAACTCCACTCTTGCTCTAGTGGAATACACTCATTTGTCTTGTGCAATAGGATCCAATTGTGTAGAATGCAACAAGCTAGAACTAACTTTACTTGGTTCTTGTAAGGATGGAAATACTTGTTGTAAAGAATTTTGAATCGGTTCTTCAAAGCACCAAAAGCCTCGCTCCACAGTGACCCTAAGAGATGAGTGCCTCAGGTTGAACAACTCTCTCTGGTCATGAGGGTGGTTCCTCCCACCATACTCCCTCAAGTGGTACAAGCAGCAACGGTATGGTGGAAGGAACCCGGGCCGAACAACATATCCAACATCGACCAAGTAAAACTTGCCTAAGAAATGATAAATTAATTTAGGTAAGTATTTTCAAGTTGACTAAACTATTAATTGACCTAGGTTGTATACTTACCCTCGAGAACCCTTAATCCAACATCCCTTTCCAACGCATCTGAAAGAATAAGTGCATCATATACATAACCTTCCCATCCAGCTAACACAAAGGTGAACTTCAAGTCAAAATTGACGGCTGCCATGACATTCTGTGTGGTCACACCCTTTCTACCACGAAAGGCAGCAACCATATTTTGCGACACTCTAGCTAGCACATGAGTATCATCTAAAGTTCCGACGCAATCCTAATCACAATGTATACACTATTAGTATGACTACTAAAATAATGTACAATTATAATCCCTAATGACATACTATAGTACCTGAAACTATGGATAGTACCTGTGGCTATTCAAAATTCTTGGGTGGACGTCGTTACATGGGGTCTTAATCATCTCTTGGCTCAACTCTCGGATAGCATACACCACCTGTTGGAAGTACCGGCTAATTGTTTCAACTGACCTCCGAAATGACAGCTTTATCAACCTAAACCTTCGATTATAACCTACCACTTGAAGGAACATCACAACTTGTTCCTCCACTGAGCTATGAATTGTCTTTGAGCAAATGCCTCGTCCTAAGAAAAGTACATAAGTGAAAAAATGGGGCTCTCCTCATTCTAAGTTGCTCCACACAATAATGATCATCATTGAGAAATATGAATCTAAGGTTATCCATCCTAATTTGATCTCTTTAGGACATAGGACCGtaggtgtcggtgtatcaggaaccgggggtccccgaatcccgaggccaggccagccatcc is part of the Phragmites australis chromosome 12, lpPhrAust1.1, whole genome shotgun sequence genome and harbors:
- the LOC133887054 gene encoding mini zinc finger protein 1-like, which translates into the protein MGPQQDRSMANGTAARKPETKVVHYRECQRNHAATIGGYAVDGCREFMASGAEGTAAALMCAACGCHRSFHRREVEAECDRSSTTSG